The Fusarium fujikuroi IMI 58289 draft genome, chromosome FFUJ_chr01 sequence CATGTTGGCTGTCCTGCGAAGCTTGCTGGGAGTGTGTTCGTAGACTTGGCCCTCGTTGTATTGGTCTACCACAACGTCTCGTTGCCTTTGGTGCTTTGGTGTATCATATAGTCGTTCGGTTTCAGCTTCTGTGACGTTGCCATCGGAGGGTACATCGGAGTGAGCGTCAGAGAGAACGCTGTCCGAGTCGTCGGTAGGTGGTGGCTTCTTTCGAGGGCTACGCCTGACGCtatcttcgtcatcatgaTCGAGATTCATATGCTCAATGTCTTCGTCGTTGTCATCTTTCGTGTCAACCTCACTGAGGGGGCTGGAGATGTTGCTGTCCTCATGATCGGCAACTCCAAGCGCCGGGGAGGAGAGAGGCGCTGGTGCGGAAGCAGTGACAGCCATAGCTGCAAAAGGACGCGATTACGTGTCTATTATTGACTCGATAGGACTATTGTGTTTTCTCGTATCGTTGGGCGGGAAACAGCGCTGTTGTCGATCGCAGGGTCGTGGGAGCGCGCCCGTGGTGACGGGTGACGAGGAATGGTCGCTAGAAAATCGAGGACGCAAGATCTTGGAGTGGGAGCGTGAGAAGGTGAATGTGAGCTAAGAAACAACCGATTGGGTCGATCTCTGTCCGGCATGAGAAATTCAAAAGAGGAATTTGAGGTAAGGAAGAGCTAGGAAACTTGTATTCGACAAGTTGGGCTGGTGGAGGGGGAACAGAGGGTAGAGAGAGGGAATGGGATGGGTGCGGCCCCGGTTTGCGCTGGCTGCCCTGGGCGTCGTCTCTGGGCTTGGGGCGAGCGCCGAAGCGGCTTTGCTGAGAGAATGACGGGGGCCCGTAAAAAGGCGGTTCTTGACGGCAGAAATGCTCACTGTCAGTGCCACGAGAGCTTATCGATTGGCTGAGGTTATCAAACCAATGACCATGTCCTGAGCAATCGGATTGTGGGTCTTCCGTTCTGAACCTGGGACTTTTTTCTGGCTCATGTCTTTTTCGTCGGAGGTCAAAAAGAGTGCACAAGAGTCGACAACTTTTCCAATTCAGCACAAACAGTACTGAATCTGACACAATGGCAAAACGGTAACTTGTCGATCCTTGATGCCTTTACGGACAAAGATCTAACAAAAAACAGTTCAAAAAGCctgacagcttcttccaaggCGGTGGACCCCACCCTCGACGCTCTTTTTGCGTCCAGTGTAAGTTTTGCGACATCTAGCCATTTGACTTGATCCATACTCATCATTTGCAGGCTGGTCCTGTGCAGGCTCCCGTTAAGTCAAGATACTCGACGTTGGTGGAACAAAAGGTTCGGGAACCTCCCAAGCCAAGGGTGCAACTCGAAGAACAAGACGCCGACGATGAGGTCCTCTCTGAGATTAGCGAGGAGCTGAGCttcgaagaagatggcccatcagacgaggaagaggatgtgTCCGACGCTTCGGAGCCAGAGGGGGAGAGTGAAGACgagcaagaggaagaggaagaatcTTCAGGCGAGCCCATGAAGGATGCGCCAGTGGAGCTCGACGACATTATTGATGCGACAGAAGACAAGTCAAGCAAGGATCGGAaacgaaagagaaaaaaCGAAAACGACGATCTGGAGGGCAAATACTTGGACAAACTTGTTGcggaagaggaagctgagcGCGCCGGCAAGCGACAAAAGAACGACGCTCTGAATAAGACCGAAAAGGCTGTCgcggaggatgaggatgccgGCAACGACAGTGACATTCCCGTCCATGAGACCCTCGCCAAGGATAACAAATCGTCAGACCTCGAGAAGGCAGCGCGAACAGTCTTTCTCGCCAATGTGTCCACAGAAGCAATCAATTCCAAGGCCGCCAAGAAGACCCTCATGGCCCATCTGTCATCCATTCTGGATAAAGATGCCACTCCTCCACAAACTATCGATTCATTGCGTTTCCGTTCCGTTGCTTTCGCAGGTGGCTCTCTCCCTAAGCGAGCAGCTTACATTACTAAGAGCCTGATGGACGCGACGACCAAGTCCGCTAATGCATATGTCGTGTACTCAACCTCGGCGGCTGCTCGCAAAGCTGCCGCAGAACTCAATGGTACCCAAGTCCTTGAAAGGCACCTGAGAGTTGACAGCGTCGCCCACCCCAGTCCCACGGATCACCGCCGGTGTGTGTTTGTTGGCAACCTCGGGTttgttgacgatgagaccGTCTTGAACACCAACGCAGATGGTGACACTacggagaagaagaagaacaagacccCATCCGATGTCGAAGAAGGTCTTTGGCGAACGTTTAGCACCCAGGGCAAGGTTGAAAACGTCCGAGTAGTTCGAGATTCCAAGACTCGTGTAGGCAAGGGTTTCGCCTATGTCCAATTTTATGCAAGTCCACGGTTGTCTTACTTACTTCGATCGGACCAGTTGCTAACATTATTTCCCAGGACGGCAACGATGTTGAGGCAGCCTTACTCCTTGATGGCAAGAAATTTCCTCCCATGTTGCCGCGTAAGTTGCGAGTCACTCGAGCCAAGGATCCTCGCAAGACAGCTCTCGCCCAGGAGCGAGCCAGGGGCAAGAATATCGTTCCTAATGGCGCCGCTAAGAGCACAAAATACAAGCACAAGGCTACACCTGAGGAGCAGTCCATGGCTGGACGTACaagcaagcttctcggccGCTCGGCCGCCGTGCAGCAACGCCACAAGAAGCGCCCCTCAACACAGGGCGCTTCCGAAGATGCTCAGAACATTCCGTACAATATCAAAGGACCTGAACAGTTCGTTTTTGAAGGCCGTCGTGCTTCAGCTAAGGACGGCACACCCAAAGATCTCAAACTTGGtaagaagggcaagggcaagggcaggTCCGGCAGGCCCCAAAACCGAGGCGCAAGGAGAGCTGccgagtggaagaagaagagctgagcGTTTTATGGTGAATAGCACTCTTATCGCTAGTGGTTGACACATGGGATATGTGCTCTTTTCATACGTGAGATGAGAACgaggatggtgttgttgaaaAAAGAGGGCCCCACGCCCCGGAAAGTTTGCGAGTGATTTTTCGGCCTTGGCTGCCCTGGCAAGTTCTGGCCGCTTAGATGAGAGACAACGGTACTTGCATACTTATCGGGGTGATGTTGAAAAGTTCATAGAGTTGTACAGAGTTCGCCAGTATATAAAGCACTAATTTTGGCTTATGTATTTAATGCTTACATACTGTTGTGATTTTTGTGTTAGATTCAGAATTCTAAGCCGGAATCTTAATACAAATCATGGTTGCATCACGACGACTTCGTTGGAGCTAGGCCAGTGCGTTGATGTGGTTAGTGGTTCTCATGTCAACGACATAAAACAAGGCCATGGGCAAACCTATTTCAATGAAAATGGATATATCATCAATTTTACGTGCCTGCTAACAAAGGCACCAAGCTTGCGTCGAGGGATAGTCTCGTCTATCAGGGCCTGGCACCAACATTCAAGGCCATGTACTAACGGGGTACCCTGAGCCAAACTCTGGCGCTTGGTGACCAACACATCTTTACCCCCATATGTGTGCCACCTCAAAAATCTCGGGAATCTTAAACAACATCCTCCACAACTCTTTTCTGTACATTGCTTCGCGGGCGTGAGCCCTGTCCGAGCCATCGCTTAAAACATGTCGTCAAAGAAGTCGAAAGAGATTACATAAACTCGCCTTGGTCGATCGTCTAGTActcgagctcctcctcaggcTCGAAGGAGTCGGCAGCAACCTCCTCGTAATCCTTCTCCAGAGCAGCGAGATCCTCTCGGGCCTCGGTGAACTCGCCTTCCTCCATACCCTCACCAACGTACCAGTGGACGAAAGCACGCTTGCTGTGCATGAGGTCGAACTTGTAGTCGAGCCGGGACCAAGCCTCAGCGATGGCGGTGGTGTTGGAAAGCATAGAGACGGATCGCTTGACAGGGGCAAGACCTCCAGCCTCAGGAGCGGCGGGGACAGCCATGGGCTTCTGGTAGTTGATGCCGAGCTTGAAACCAGTGGGGCACCACTCGACCAAGTTGAAGgaggccttggccttgagggcGGCGATGGCGGCGTTACAGTCGCGGGGAACGACATCACCGCGGTACAGAAGAGCGACAGCCATGTACTTGCCGTTTCGGGGATCGCAGACAACCATCTGGTTGTTGGGCTCGAAGCCTGTGGGGAGTCAGTATCTTCGAGGGTGCGCCTATAACATGGGCAGGACTTACACTGGAAGGTAAGCTCCTGTACCTTGAAGCTCTCATGCTCACTCTTGGCAGAGGAGATGACAGGGGCGTAGCTGATGAGAGGGTAGTGAATTCGAGGGTAGGGAACCAAGTTGGTCTGGAACTCGTTGAGATCGACGTTGAGGGCACCGTCAAATCGGAGAGAGGATGTGATGGAGCTGACAACCTGGGCAATGAGGCGGTTTAGGTGCTCGTACGAGGGTCGAGGAATATCGAGGTTGCGACGGCAGATGTCGTAAACAGCCTCGTTATCGACGAGGAAAGTACAGTCAGAGTTCTCAATGGTGCTGTGGGTGGAGAGAACAGCATTGTAAGGCTCAACGACGGCAGTCGAGGTTCGGGGAGCAGGGTAGACGGCGAACTCGAGCTTGGACTTCTTGCCGTACTCGGTAGAGAGACGctcgaggagaagagcaCCGAAACCAGAACCGGTACCACCACCGAAGGAGTGGAAGATCAGGAAACCCTGAAGAGACTGGCAGTTGTCTGAATTATGCGGTTAGCGTCGAGTGCAAGTACAGAGGTGACGAAAGAGCTCACCGGCGACGCGACGAATGCGGTCAATGACATTGTCAACCATCTCCTTGCCAATGGTGTAGTGACCACGAGCATAGTTGTTGGCGGCATCCTCCTTGCCGCTGATCAACAACTCGGGGTGGAAAAGGTTACGGTATTCGCCAGTTCGGATCTCGTCAATAGGAGAGGGGTCAAGATCGACGAAGAGAGATCGAGGAACATGCTTGCCGCTGCTGGTCTCAGTGAAGAAAGTCTCGAAAGAGCCAGGGTCACCAATATCGGGAGCATTGGGGTCGGGGCGACCATCGGGGCCGAGACCGTGCTCGAGAAGGTAGCTATTCAGAGGCCAGTCAGCTTCAAGTTCGTGACGGTGGCGTTATTTGACAATCCAGGAAGACCACGTACAGCTCCCAAGCAGAGTTACCGAGCTGGGTACCAGCCTGGCCCAGGTGGAGGTGAAGAATCTGGATAGCAGAGAATCAGCATCGCGAGGTCGGATAGCAGCTTCAACGGATAATAAGGGGGAGCCCCAGCTACACAGCTCCAGACACCAAGTGGAACACACAAAGGGTATCTCGAGCAGAGCAAAGCAACGCATTGCAGCGGAGAGACGGGCTGAAGCATAATTCTAGACATACCTCGCCCTTCATTTTGTCTGGATGAAGCTAAAGAAGCTAAGACGAGAGGTTGAAGTCGGGGGAGGAAAAAGACGGGGAGAGAAATACTGTACGCGCGCAGCGCTTGAAGggggaaggggaagaaggggcctgaggtggtgatggtttTCGGGGTGGGCGTTTGGAGTTCCAATCTGTGTGGGTGCGCCTGGTGCAGTGAGACATCCAATTGGTGGCGGGGTCGTCAACAAACATTGCTAGGCCCGCCAGAGCTATCAGGAGGTACATGTGCAACAGGCAGATTTTAGCAGTGCCAGCGCGTACCTGACGTGCCTCTCACCGCCAATTGACAGGGAAGCCTGGGGACCCTGGACAGTGGGAGAACTGCGCTTGCAAGGGGCATTCAGGTGGGATCTGCTCACCCGGGAATGGTTTGTTGGCATTACATCCAGTGATATGCCAGTGAGAGTTGATAGGTACCGACCTATTGAACAGCTGCAGTGTATTGACTCTCAAGGCTTTTCATATATATAGCATTGgatctttctcatcacttACAGCAGTAGCATTTTAGCTTTTAGCTACAGAATTGCGACATGTCGATTCTAATTGGAGAGTGGGGGAGACCATGGAACTAAGAACACTTAGCTGTCCGTGCCTGTATTTCAATGTAACTatatctcgatcttcttccttaCCTCTTTAAAGCTACCATTGCATATAGAGCCGCCGCTTGTGGACGTTTCATGTTTCCTGACCTGTCCAGTCTGGCCCCAACTGCAATGGCTTGTAGCGAGGCGTGTATTAATTTCGGTGCCTGAAATCTCTCCTCCAGGCTACCAGATATCTAGGAATGCAGCAAGGCACCAGGATATCAAGCACAGGGCGGAATTTCCAGTGATGCCGAAGAATTATGCAGGTGACTAGACTGGTCATCGGAATACAAATGGCATATCAAATGATTTTAACCCAACTCCAAACGTATTAACAGAAGGCCAGAGACTGACGAGGTATTGGACCAGTCAAGGGGAGTGGGGTTATGGCCTGCGCCAGGTACGAAGGCCGTAGATCTTCGTATCATCCGTGCAATAACTTCGACCGATCTGCTTCAGCAAAACACGCCTAAGCAGAAGAACTCATTGAAGAGCCATTGCTCTAATTCAGCATTCTCATGTTGTTgtctcaagcttgttggGAAGGACAACCTAGAGCTGGTATATGAATGAAGTAGTCAGAGTAGAGGTAATTACAAATATTGATTTCAACTGGAAACTAGATAGCTATCAATGGATTAGGCAGTAGAGTACACTGACAGAAAAATGAACTGCTCAtctttggcgatgagaatGGCTGAGGCTTCACTCCTTCAATGTATGTTTCGCTACGGGATTCGCCAGAACCTTCCTGGCTCAAACCGCGGTCATGCTCGCGCTCTCTCCAAGCCCTCAGCATTTCTTGGTTAACCCCCTTGTAATGAGGGGAGCCATGAGAAAACCACAGGAGGGTAGAGAGCACTACAGCACCCAAGAACACAGCCCAATTATAGTTCAGCATCGCTCCAGTCCAAGTTGCCTGAGGAGGGAAGCATTCCATTATCATCATATAGACGACCGTCAAGAAACCCAAGACATGAACGGGCTTGCTAAATCGGCCCATATTCCACGGACCCAGAACCCATCGTCCATTGTCGAAGACTCTGAATATCATGGGTAGTGCGTACAATACCATGACAGCAATGATAGCAAGGGAGTATATGGTCTCGGAGGCAATAGGAGAAAATCCCAGACATAGCATAAGCATTCCACCAATCGTGAGAAACATTGTTGTATAAATTGGCATATTGCTCCGGGGCGAGACGTATGAGAGTTTATAGTTAAGAGCATACCCCCATCCTGTGCAAAGGCAGCTGTCTGACAAGACATCATGACCAAAACGGCCGCGCCACCGATGGAGGTGCTTAGGAAGATAATGAGCAGGAAAGCTCCCGCGACCTTGAGACCCCAGCGCTCTATCAGAAGAGCAAAGGCAGCGTAGCCGCTAAAGGGAGCCGGTTAGTGTTGACACATCTGGGCATGGTCTCGTACTGCCAGGCAGAACACGGTACCAGTTTGCTATTAGAATGAGAAACTTACGTAGGGTcagatgctgctgcttccaTGTCGGTAATACAGAAAGCCAATAAGGTGCAAAATATCATACCCATGCCTGCTTGTAGACAATacgtgttgatgatggagcgAGGTGCAACTATTCGTGCATTGTGAGTCTCCTCTGCCACGGCTGATGGTGCATTCCAACCAGTAGTGACCCATGCGGCACAGAAGAAGGTAAACGGAACAGAAACAGGCCTTTCCTAGTCACTGTAGTTGGTGTAGTCTCCAAAGACGGTAGCGGCAGAAGTAAAAGGCATACTCTGGGTCTCTTGGGCGACGGGGAGTCCAATGACAAAACAGGCCAAGGAGACGAGAACAAGGGTTGCTGTCACTCTGTGTCAATCAAATTGATAATGCATCGGATGAGGGGACGCAGGTCTGGAAGCATACCCGAGGAGATGAAAACAAGGCTGGCTTTATCCATCCTAATAGATGCTGTGAAAAACCATGCAGCGCAGGTAGCTATAGCGACCGCAAAGATGATAGGATTGGTCGGTACCCAGCCGGTGAAGAGGCCTATGATGGTGCAGATCGAGCTGGGCGATGCCCAAGCAAAACTTGCAATGCTTGTGAGGGCATTCATGATGTTGGCCATGCCTGCGATGAAAGACAGAGGACGGAATATCGACGGAGGTGCGAGTGCAGCTGTCCACCAATAATTGGCACCATTGACTGGCATCGATGAACAGAACTCTGCGGTAGTGAGAGCCCACGGGAGGAAAAGGAATGAAGGGATAAACCAGCCCCTGAATATTGAAGGTCAGCGCAGGCTCCTCATTGTTTGAGTTGCAGAACAGTTTGCGTCAGAGTTGTTCATACCAAGTCAGTCCCCAATAGCCACCATAGTTGATCTGATAAGATACAGCTATGAAGATGCCGCACATGGGTCTATGACTATTGTTAGTCTTAGTGAATCCTTGATCGGGCCTTTGTCGCGAGCATCTCGACCCTGGGGTAGAGGTGACTTGGTGACTCACGAGGCCATAGCCTTTGTGAGCGACATGGTGCCCAGAGAACGAAAGACTCTGGCGTATGAGGGGCTGTAACCAAAATCATGGACaacctcatcttcagcaaaGTCGGACGCTATGGAGTTTCGGGGACccatcttcttgtcggcatCAGGGTCTCTGTCAAGTATAGATGCCATATCGGGCTATCTGCTTTGAATTCAAGGTGAAGAAAGGTCAACAGAGATATATGATAGAATAGAGAAAGGCTCGGGGGGAGGTTGTCCCTCTGATCAGAGAGCAAGCTTCCCATCCCAAGTAccattaaagatatatatcaTGTAGAGACGACGAGACACAGAGCATTGTTGGCCAATCGCAGTAGATATGCATCCCCCAGATACagttatcttttagttatcACCTAACCCTGCTTTGGCTGTATCTGATCGCGGGGTAATCATTCATTGGATCCATTAACTTAATAGATAGCTAGCTTCGACTGAGATATGCGCTAGTCCTGAGCGTCGAGAACAAGATACACATAAATAGGCCATCGGATGGTTTTGGCAGCCCCTCTTCGCATTGTTCCCGTGGTACGAAGTATCCATCAGAATCTCGGCATCGGTTTGGGGCACGACATCACCACCTTGTAGTTAGCCATCCAGATAAAAGACGGCTGTCTATTGACAACAGGACAGTATCATTCACAACTGCTCAACAAGAATACTGTCTTACTTCACCAATCACTTCCGTTGTAGTCCATACCAACCCGACCTCATGTAGTCACCTACTGGTTATCTGGCGTCTCTGCCAGTCAATAATCCGACCAAGTCCTTCTGGCAGAGCGAGCCTGACCCAGTGATCAGTAACTACCAATCGTAAGCAGTAACCTATGAATAGCCCTTACAAACTGCACAATCTTTGGGCCTAGTCTTGCTCGTGAGGAGATGTGAAAGATTTATGCTTAGATCAATACCGAACTGACTGGGATCATAACTGCAGTGCTGAACTTTCCCCCTCTGCTGATGTTGTTATCATCGGCTCGGGGTTGTCTGGTGCTTTCATCGCCCACCAGTTGCTCAGTTCCAGCTCACCAAACAGACCAAAATCCGTAGTCATCTTGGAGGCCCGCAACGCAGCGAGTGGTGCTACTGGAAGAAATGGTGAGTAACAGAAGTCGCACAGATCAATCAATTATCACCGTATTGTACTTACACTGCCTCTGCTTAGGCGGTCATATAAAGCCGGACCGCTATCGTGGCTTCACATCGTACTCCATCCTGCATGGTACTGATGTTGCAAAGGCTCAGTGTGAATTCGAAGCCGCCAACTATCAAGAAACCGCAAGATTCATCCATGAGAATAATCTAGCTGCGGAAGTCGATCTGGTACAGTATCGCTCAGCCGACGTCTACCTGACCCCAGAGTCCTGGAAGACCGGCCTTTCATCGTACAATGGCTTCAAAGAATCTGGCGGCGATGTCTCCGATATCAATGTACTCAGTAAAGCAGAGGCTGAGGAGTCTCTACGGGTTAAGTGTTGCTATGGAGCCATCACTTTCCCAGCTGCCAGTCTGTGGCCATATAAACTCGCAATCGCTGTTTTACGCAAGGGGCTCGACTTGGGACTAAGTCTTCACACCAATACTCCTGTCACAAGTATATCTCCCGACACCTCAGGATCTTGGAAGATCTCAACACCCCGAGGGGTTGTGATGGCAAATAAGGTCATCCATGCAACCAACGGCTATGCTTCGTACCTCCTACCTGAGCTTGATGGGCGAATTATCCCCCTCAAGGGTCATGTTTCTGCCATCAGGCCCCCACCGGCTTATATGGACCAGCCTCTAACGACATCCTTTGCTTTCATATCCAATGACGATTACGACTATCTCATCCAAAGACAAGGTCCTGAAAAGTACCTGATCTGGGGCGGTGGCGAGGTTGCTCATCCCAAAGGTCTCTCAGGCGGTTTCGGTGACTGCGATGACCGTCATGTCGTGTCTGAAGTCGAGTCCTACATTTTGAATGTACCAGTTGAAATATTCAGAGATTGGAAAGAGTCTAGGGCGTCTTCTAGAACTAGCCCTGCAGGTGCCGTGGCATTCTCCTGGAGTGGCATCATGGGCCTGAGCAAAGATCTTCTTCCGTTTTTGGGAGAACTTCCAGGCAAGCCTGGTCAATATCTGGCTGGTGGATATCACGGACATGGTAGGTCTAGCAGTCCAGTAACTGAAAGAATTTCTTTGCTAATGGAGGTAATTTAGGGATGGCACGCATGTTTCTGAGTTGCAAGGCTTTTTGTGAGGGGTTTCTTGGTGAAGCGACTGATCCCCGTGTTCCTACTACTTATTTCGATTTGACCGCACGACTTAAAGACCCAATAGACCTCGAGATCATGGATAACATGGCATAGAAGTTCAAGATACTCTCAAGCAACTGCAGGCCTTTGATAGAGTGTGCGATATTGTAGACCTGATTAATAACCGTATATGATGCTTTTTCGATGTTAAAATACCTTCCTTCGCCTTCAATATCGCCTAAACTTCTTTTAAAGGGTACAATCATGAGGGTAGGCTTCTTTGAGAACCGTATGAGTCCAGCAGCAACGTTCATTCACAGATGAGAAACAATGCTCGAGTTTGTTCATCATTGTAATGCTTTCAAATGCAAAGCGATAATTTATTTCAACTCCTCAATGAACTTTTGAAATGCTGTCAGAAAACGCTCAACATGATCCTCCGTGTGGCACATAttcagaaaaagaaaacctcTGCGGCCGATCCAAATCCCATGCTGAACCATGTGATAGAATAAAAGCCCCATCAACAGGTCTCTATCGACACGAAGAAACTGTAGTCCTATGGTGCTTCCGAGACCAGGAATTTTGAGGTCAGAAAAGTGATGCTCCGCACAGATCTCTGAGATCCGGTTTCGAATAGTGTCTCCGAGTTTATTGACGCGATGAATCACGTCCTCCGTGACCAGATCAGCTGCAGCCAGGGCAGCTGAAACAGTAAGAACATTGTTATTAAATGTTCCAGAGTGGCCCAGTTTCTGGGCTCTCTGCTCATGGGCAGCCATGATGTCAGAGCGCCCCCCCAAAAGCTCCAAAAGGGAGGCACCCTCCAATGTATTTTCCAAGAGTTGTCATATCAGGCATAATCTTGTGGAATCCTTGAAGTCCGTTGATATGTAGGTGAGATGTCATAGCCTCATCGAATATCAAAACGGCACCAGTTACGTCGGCCGTTTTGCGCAGAAAGGAGAGAATCTCCCTAGTAGCGGGAATCTGACCGCCTGCTAAAAGCATCGGTTCGACAATAATAGCTGCTAGATCTGATGATATATGCTTCTGGTTGGCCTCTATTTGGTTGTAGGTACCAAGAATGAAGCTGTGAGATACGTTTAACTTGTTGTCCCCTGAGCCAAAATTCAGGGTAACGCTGTGGTGCCCATTATCAAACACCAGTATCTAGgataagaataaattagTTTCACAAGGCTTCGGAAATAGCCCTCCGCAGACTCTTCACTGTCCTTTGTTCTGCCGGTAAATTCCATAGCTGTAGCTAATGCGTAGGTGCTGGCTTCGGTGCCGGAATTACAGAACCTAACTCTCTCCATACTTGGGAATCTTCTCTTGATACGCTCGCCAAGATGACACTCTTTGTGAGTGACACTACTCAGGCTGAAGCCAGTAGACAGGGCCCTTTTGACGGCTTCGCCGATAGTGTGGTTCGAGTGTCCGTAGAAAGCTGCCGAATAATCAGATACAAAGTCCAGATACTCTCTCTTGTCGACAGAGTATAGATAAGGACCCTGTCCACCCTCCATGCAAAGCGCAAACGGGTCTCCGCGAGGAGCCGAGCCCGTGTTTTCGCCAGCTAGAGTCTCCTGAGCTCCTTGATGGGTGGCTAGAGATGAAGGGTTTTCTGCAACGAAGTTGTCTATTAATGTGGCGAGTTTGCTGCGCAAGTTTGAAGTTACCTTCTCCGtgtctcttctcaacatAAATGGTTGAAAAGCCTTTCGACTTTGTGAACGAGGCTCGTGAGCCCTTTGTAGTCCAAAGGAGGCTTCCGGGTTTCAAGTCGTAGGATTGGTTTGTGACAGTATCAGTAATTACGCCAGTGCCTATCACGCAATGAGAATATCAGTTGATGGCCCTGGCAAGTAGGGAGAGTAACAAATATACACTTTACGACGTATTTAATTTCATCCTATTCTGCTGCATTTGATTCGGTTGGTGTCTTTCTGTCAAAGAGGTCCCAGATACCAGTCATGATCGGTGCATTGACATCTGATCTATAAACTACTGCGAAAACTGATTCTTTTGACATTGAGGAAGTCTGCCTCACCCCGAGCCAACAATATCACTGTATGCTCCGatctcatccttcatctctGGGGCTAGAGTGCCAGCATCTGAGAGCACCGCAACATATGCATATACTACCTATGCATATAAATCAAGAAGCATGAGAGACCAATTACAACTCTACGTTAGTAGGTTCTAGAAGTATATTCCTTGCTTGTAGCTTTTGGTCTTAATGCTATAAGCAAAGGCTACTCAAACGCAGTTCAAGTataacttccttaaggtagGGTGTAGCTACGCTTGCAACGCAATAACCGCCGTGGTAACTCGCTACCTACTctatagaagaagaaggaagtaCCCTTATGGCAGCTGCATGGTGATGTGTATAGGTTTAAACCTTCGTCAAGGCTATTCATGTGAATATTGGCAATGTACTACCAATGTAAGCTGTCCACAGGGAGCAACAAACTTCTGGTACCAGACTAGGTGCTAGAGATGACTACTCTGAGGCCAACtaaacttatattatatgttataaaatttatataagccttttcTTACTCTGGATAGAGGTTCCATGTTTTCTGCCTCCTCTTGGTTATCAATGAAGAAGTCCGTAAGTGCGCTGGTTGGATGGTTCACAGCATGGTTTGAGATATTATTGTGATAAATGAATGAATCTGACCGATGTGCTCTGCCCATCTCATACTACGCTTCACCTACTCTATCAAGCTCCCTGAGCCAAACACTGTTGTCAAACCTATGACAATGACTCTTGTTATATAGCTGTTTCATCAAAACCTGACTATTACAATTACAACAAAGGGGGAGGAAACTTTT is a genomic window containing:
- a CDS encoding related to UGA4-GABA permease-also involved in delta-aminolevulinate transport, producing the protein MASILDRDPDADKKMGPRNSIASDFAEDEVVHDFGYSPSYARVFRSLGTMSLTKAMASPMCGIFIAVSYQINYGGYWGLTWGWFIPSFLFLPWALTTAEFCSSMPVNGANYWWTAALAPPSIFRPLSFIAGMANIMNALTSIASFAWASPSSICTIIGLFTGWVPTNPIIFAVAIATCAAWFFTASIRMDKASLVFISSATLVLVSLACFVIGLPVAQETQSMPFTSAATVFGDYTNYIAPRSIINTYCLQAGMGMIFCTLLAFCITDMEAAASDPTGYAAFALLIERWGLKVAGAFLLIIFLSTSIGWGYALNYKLSYVSPRSNMPIYTTMFLTIGGMLMLCLGFSPIASETIYSLAIIAVMVLYALPMIFRVFDNGRWVLGPWNMGRFSKPVHVLGFLTVVYMMIMECFPPQATWTGAMLNYNWAVFLGAVVLSTLLWFSHGSPHYKGVNQEMLRAWREREHDRGLSQEGSGESRSETYIEGVKPQPFSSPKMSSSFFCQCTLLPNPLIAI
- a CDS encoding related to nuM1, hnRNP protein, which codes for MAKRSKSLTASSKAVDPTLDALFASSAGPVQAPVKSRYSTLVEQKVREPPKPRVQLEEQDADDEVLSEISEELSFEEDGPSDEEEDVSDASEPEGESEDEQEEEEESSGEPMKDAPVELDDIIDATEDKSSKDRKRKRKNENDDLEGKYLDKLVAEEEAERAGKRQKNDALNKTEKAVAEDEDAGNDSDIPVHETLAKDNKSSDLEKAARTVFLANVSTEAINSKAAKKTLMAHLSSILDKDATPPQTIDSLRFRSVAFAGGSLPKRAAYITKSLMDATTKSANAYVVYSTSAAARKAAAELNGTQVLERHLRVDSVAHPSPTDHRRCVFVGNLGFVDDETVLNTNADGDTTEKKKNKTPSDVEEGLWRTFSTQGKVENVRVVRDSKTRDGNDVEAALLLDGKKFPPMLPRKLRVTRAKDPRKTALAQERARGKNIVPNGAAKSTKYKHKATPEEQSMAGRTSKLLGRSAAVQQRHKKRPSTQGASEDAQNIPYNIKGPEQFVFEGRRASAKDGTPKDLKLGKKGKGKGRSGRPQNRGARRAAEWKKKS
- a CDS encoding related to glutamate-1-semialdehyde 2,1-aminomutase; glutamate-1-semialdehyde aminotransferase — protein: MSKESVFAVVYRSDVNAPIMTGTGVITDTVTNQSYDLKPGSLLWTTKGSRASFTKSKGFSTIYVEKRHGEDNFVAENPSSLATHQGAQETLAGENTGSAPRGDPFALCMEGGQGPYLYSVDKREYLDFVSDYSAAFYGHSNHTIGEAVKRALSTGFSLSSVTHKECHLGERIKRRFPSMERVRFCNSGTEASTYALATAMEFTGRTKDSEESAEGYFRSLVKLIYSYPRYWCLIMGTTAFILGTYNQIEANQKHISSDLAAIIVEPMLLAGGQIPATREILSFLRKTADVTGAVLIFDEAMTSHLHINGLQGFHKIMPDMTTLGKYIGGAQKLGHSGTFNNNVLTVSAALAAADLVTEDVIHRVNKLGDTIRNRISEICAEHHFSDLKIPGLGSTIGLQFLRVDRDLLMGLLFYHMVQHGIWIGRRGFLFLNMCHTEDHVERFLTAFQKFIEELK
- a CDS encoding probable alpha-tubulin B, whose amino-acid sequence is MKGEILHLHLGQAGTQLGNSAWELYLLEHGLGPDGRPDPNAPDIGDPGSFETFFTETSSGKHVPRSLFVDLDPSPIDEIRTGEYRNLFHPELLISGKEDAANNYARGHYTIGKEMVDNVIDRIRRVADNCQSLQGFLIFHSFGGGTGSGFGALLLERLSTEYGKKSKLEFAVYPAPRTSTAVVEPYNAVLSTHSTIENSDCTFLVDNEAVYDICRRNLDIPRPSYEHLNRLIAQVVSSITSSLRFDGALNVDLNEFQTNLVPYPRIHYPLISYAPVISSAKSEHESFKVQELTFQCFEPNNQMVVCDPRNGKYMAVALLYRGDVVPRDCNAAIAALKAKASFNLVEWCPTGFKLGINYQKPMAVPAAPEAGGLAPVKRSVSMLSNTTAIAEAWSRLDYKFDLMHSKRAFVHWYVGEGMEEGEFTEAREDLAALEKDYEEVAADSFEPEEELEY